A stretch of the bacterium SCSIO 12827 genome encodes the following:
- a CDS encoding efflux RND transporter periplasmic adaptor subunit, translating into MAEGVTAGRVLYWKHPDGQPEYSAEPKKSADGRDFIPVHDDEEPDFVEAGPKAPPMAAEGGPKKILYYRNPMGLPDTSPVPKKDWMGMDYIPVYEGEEDSGATVKVSLAKVQTSGVRSAPVELRRLVRPVRAPAVAKHDERTLYSVVLRADSFIEALYVNETGRHIKKGEPLFRVYSPEMVRVQVDYRSSALSSGRRDEKGALQRLENLQIPPKVIAALRKSGDPVMSIDWPSPVSGVAMAKKAVNGMMMKAGDEAMRIAGLDPVWVIADIAEQDIGHVREGDRARVTFRALPGQVYEGRVTFILHELDMATRTGKVRIEVANPEHRILHEMFAEAEIETGGDRHERLTVPRSALIDSGNRQVVILDLGEGRFEPRPVKIGLRADDYVEITEGVAAGDQVVVAATFLIDAESNLKAALSGFTADAPAPDKATEPASPAENKP; encoded by the coding sequence ATGGCTGAGGGCGTGACCGCGGGAAGGGTGCTTTATTGGAAGCATCCTGATGGTCAGCCGGAGTATTCGGCCGAGCCCAAGAAGTCCGCCGACGGCCGCGACTTCATCCCAGTCCACGACGACGAGGAGCCGGACTTCGTCGAAGCCGGGCCGAAGGCGCCACCGATGGCGGCCGAGGGTGGGCCGAAGAAGATCCTCTATTACCGCAACCCTATGGGGTTGCCCGACACTTCGCCGGTTCCCAAGAAGGACTGGATGGGCATGGACTACATTCCTGTCTACGAGGGTGAGGAGGATAGCGGCGCTACCGTCAAGGTCAGCTTGGCCAAGGTGCAGACCTCGGGTGTGCGCTCGGCGCCTGTGGAACTGCGGCGGCTCGTCCGTCCCGTGCGTGCCCCTGCCGTCGCCAAACACGATGAACGGACGCTCTACTCCGTCGTGCTGCGGGCCGACAGCTTCATCGAGGCGCTCTACGTCAATGAGACCGGCCGCCACATCAAGAAAGGCGAGCCGCTGTTTCGCGTCTACAGCCCCGAAATGGTGCGGGTGCAGGTGGACTATCGCTCGTCCGCCCTGTCATCGGGGCGGCGCGATGAGAAAGGCGCCCTGCAACGCCTGGAGAACCTACAGATCCCGCCCAAGGTCATAGCAGCCTTGCGCAAGTCCGGCGACCCGGTCATGTCCATCGACTGGCCGTCGCCGGTATCCGGTGTGGCCATGGCGAAGAAGGCCGTCAACGGTATGATGATGAAGGCTGGCGACGAGGCGATGCGTATTGCGGGACTGGACCCGGTATGGGTTATTGCCGACATAGCAGAACAAGACATCGGACATGTGCGCGAGGGCGATCGGGCGCGCGTCACCTTCCGTGCCCTTCCCGGTCAAGTGTACGAGGGCCGCGTCACGTTCATCTTGCATGAACTGGACATGGCCACGCGGACCGGCAAGGTGCGGATCGAGGTCGCCAACCCCGAGCATCGCATCCTTCACGAGATGTTTGCCGAGGCCGAGATCGAGACGGGAGGCGATAGGCATGAACGTCTGACCGTGCCCCGTTCCGCTTTGATTGACAGCGGCAACCGACAGGTCGTCATCCTGGACTTGGGCGAAGGCCGGTTCGAGCCGCGCCCGGTTAAGATCGGCTTGCGCGCCGATGATTATGTCGAGATCACCGAGGGTGTCGCTGCGGGTGACCAGGTCGTCGTCGCGGCTACTTTCTTAATCGATGCCGAAAGCAACCTGAAGGCGGCGCTCTCAGGTTTCACGGCGGACGCACCGGCTCCCGACAAAGCAACCGAACCTGCGAGTCCGGCGGAGAACAAGCCATGA
- a CDS encoding FixH family protein, which translates to MIPTLLRRTALACYVALLTVSSALAGAADYEFQPVAVDVKNGAGSALAVRLIHKPTNKPVPGAVVFRTRLDMGPDKMAAMTAEHRAVPGDEPGVYRFTADLTMAGGWALRLMAKVQGEAETVQGVVVFQARN; encoded by the coding sequence ATGATTCCTACGCTTTTGAGGCGCACGGCGCTTGCCTGCTACGTCGCCCTTCTGACGGTGTCTTCTGCCCTGGCTGGCGCTGCGGACTACGAGTTCCAACCCGTTGCCGTCGACGTGAAGAATGGCGCTGGCAGCGCGCTGGCCGTACGCCTGATCCACAAACCAACCAACAAGCCGGTGCCGGGAGCAGTGGTATTCCGCACACGGCTCGACATGGGGCCCGACAAAATGGCGGCGATGACCGCCGAACACCGGGCGGTGCCCGGTGACGAGCCGGGTGTCTATCGTTTCACCGCCGACCTGACCATGGCCGGCGGCTGGGCGCTGCGATTGATGGCCAAGGTCCAGGGCGAAGCCGAGACCGTGCAGGGCGTCGTTGTGTTCCAAGCCAGGAATTGA
- a CDS encoding heavy metal-responsive transcriptional regulator — translation MEMLNIGDVARQGGVSVETLRYYETQGLIETPERDANGYRKYEPEVVRHIQFIKRAQDVGFTLRDIGDLLSLKADPGASCGDVRDRALGKLSEIEDKIDVLSRMRDILATWTQACPSTGPVSECPILDALEAEKGL, via the coding sequence ATTGAAATGCTGAACATCGGAGATGTCGCCCGGCAAGGCGGTGTCAGTGTCGAAACCCTGCGTTACTACGAAACACAGGGACTGATCGAGACGCCCGAGCGGGATGCGAACGGCTACCGGAAATACGAACCTGAGGTGGTCCGTCATATCCAGTTCATCAAACGCGCTCAGGATGTTGGGTTCACTTTGCGGGATATCGGTGACCTTCTCTCGCTCAAGGCCGATCCGGGGGCATCGTGCGGCGATGTTCGCGACCGGGCGCTGGGGAAACTCAGTGAGATCGAGGACAAAATCGACGTCCTGTCGAGGATGCGGGACATCCTTGCGACGTGGACACAGGCTTGCCCCAGCACAGGACCGGTGAGCGAGTGCCCGATCCTCGATGCTCTGGAGGCCGAGAAAGGACTTTGA
- a CDS encoding MerC domain-containing protein — protein MPAVELVYEKTCPNIEGARKQLIAAFGAAGVPPTWSEWEVDDPGAPDHVRSYGSPTILVDGEDVSGIPLEEAGSCCRIYALEGEARGVPPLDQIVAALTPGSETGEAVGAFRLNAAMVPSIGAALLPKLACPACWPAYAGLFSSFGIGFIDYTPYLLPLTGAFLAIAVFALAYRARTRRGYLPFGLGLIAAGIVLIGKFGFDSDPVMWAGLGVLVAASLWNTWPMRRSHQSGQAAECPACVGAPG, from the coding sequence ATGCCGGCTGTTGAACTCGTCTATGAAAAGACCTGTCCGAATATCGAAGGCGCGCGGAAACAATTGATCGCGGCGTTCGGTGCGGCCGGCGTGCCCCCTACCTGGTCGGAGTGGGAGGTCGATGATCCAGGCGCACCGGATCATGTCCGTTCCTATGGCTCGCCGACGATCTTGGTCGATGGCGAGGACGTATCAGGCATTCCTCTTGAAGAAGCCGGTTCATGTTGCCGCATCTATGCGCTGGAAGGCGAAGCGCGCGGCGTACCGCCGCTCGATCAGATTGTGGCGGCACTGACGCCGGGTTCTGAAACCGGTGAGGCCGTCGGGGCCTTTCGCTTGAACGCGGCGATGGTCCCATCCATTGGTGCCGCTTTGCTGCCGAAACTTGCCTGCCCCGCCTGCTGGCCGGCGTATGCCGGTTTGTTCAGCAGCTTCGGCATCGGGTTCATCGACTATACGCCGTATCTGTTGCCCCTGACCGGGGCGTTCCTTGCCATTGCGGTTTTTGCATTGGCCTACCGCGCGCGGACCCGGCGCGGCTACCTGCCATTTGGTTTGGGTCTTATCGCTGCAGGGATTGTCTTGATCGGCAAGTTCGGCTTCGACAGCGACCCGGTCATGTGGGCTGGCCTTGGCGTGCTTGTCGCCGCGTCCTTGTGGAACACCTGGCCGATGCGACGCAGTCATCAATCCGGCCAAGCGGCCGAGTGTCCTGCTTGTGTGGGCGCTCCCGGCTGA
- a CDS encoding thioredoxin family protein, translated as MADKRKIEVFSAGCGLCEETIEMVNKMACSNCEVSILDMKDAGVAAKAKELGVRSLPAVVVNGVLASCCAGRGPDEAALRAAGVGAG; from the coding sequence ATGGCTGATAAACGCAAGATCGAAGTCTTCAGCGCCGGCTGCGGCCTGTGCGAAGAAACCATCGAAATGGTCAACAAGATGGCCTGCTCGAATTGCGAGGTGTCCATCCTCGACATGAAGGACGCAGGCGTGGCGGCCAAGGCCAAGGAGCTTGGCGTGCGCTCACTTCCCGCCGTGGTGGTGAATGGCGTTCTGGCCTCTTGTTGCGCTGGGCGCGGTCCGGATGAGGCCGCGTTGCGGGCAGCAGGTGTGGGCGCAGGTTGA
- a CDS encoding multicopper oxidase family protein — MQNMFFDGLSRRSFLAAAGSVAGMAAMPAWVVSASPVRQFDLTAAPGDTHLIDSGGAKTKVWSYNGRVPGPEIRVRQGERLRVAMRNDLAEETTVHWHGLRVPHAMDGVPHLTQKPIGPGETFVYEFDAPDAGTYWYHPHQRSFEQVGRGLYGPLIIGEPNPPQVDRDVTWVLDDWRLLKDAQISEDFGNRHDMSHAGRIGNTVTVNGRITDVFEAHAGERIRLRLINAANARIFGLEFEGHTPWIIAYDGQPVEPHQVSGRLDIGPAMRIDLILDLPGSPGDAFAVRDTFYRRLQYRLLDIVYGPSRLREKPMGEGEEGGVMALPANTMPEPDLATAQRHEISFGGGMMGGMSMARMGGREVGMMEMMRSGKAWTVNGVVATGHIMDPILTLERNRSYVLALDNQTAWHHPIHLHGHSFRVISRNGRPTRHKEWQDTVLMAPREQVEIAFVADNPGGWMFHCHILEHQAGGMMAVIQVT, encoded by the coding sequence ATGCAAAACATGTTCTTCGACGGCCTGTCGCGCCGCTCCTTCCTGGCCGCTGCCGGCTCCGTAGCAGGCATGGCCGCCATGCCCGCCTGGGTTGTGTCTGCGTCCCCCGTTCGTCAATTCGATCTGACCGCAGCCCCCGGCGACACCCACTTAATTGACAGTGGCGGGGCCAAAACCAAGGTCTGGTCGTACAACGGCCGCGTGCCCGGCCCGGAAATCCGGGTGCGCCAGGGCGAACGCCTGCGCGTTGCCATGCGCAACGACTTGGCAGAAGAGACGACGGTCCATTGGCATGGACTGCGCGTGCCCCATGCCATGGACGGCGTACCGCACCTGACACAGAAGCCCATCGGGCCCGGCGAAACCTTCGTCTATGAATTCGACGCGCCGGATGCCGGAACCTATTGGTACCACCCCCATCAGCGCAGTTTCGAGCAGGTCGGGCGGGGGCTTTACGGCCCCTTGATCATCGGAGAGCCGAACCCGCCGCAGGTTGATCGTGACGTGACCTGGGTGCTCGACGATTGGCGTCTGCTGAAGGACGCTCAGATCAGCGAAGATTTCGGAAACCGCCATGACATGAGTCATGCCGGCCGTATCGGCAACACGGTCACCGTCAATGGCCGAATCACGGACGTGTTCGAAGCGCACGCGGGTGAGCGCATTCGCCTGCGCCTGATCAATGCGGCCAACGCCCGCATCTTCGGCCTGGAGTTCGAAGGTCATACTCCTTGGATCATCGCCTATGACGGCCAACCCGTCGAACCCCACCAAGTCAGCGGGCGGCTCGACATCGGGCCGGCCATGCGGATCGACCTCATCCTGGATCTTCCCGGCAGTCCGGGTGATGCCTTCGCCGTCAGGGACACCTTCTACCGGCGCCTGCAATACCGATTACTGGACATCGTCTACGGTCCAAGCCGCCTGCGGGAGAAGCCGATGGGCGAGGGCGAGGAGGGCGGCGTCATGGCGTTACCGGCGAACACCATGCCGGAGCCTGACCTGGCAACGGCTCAGCGCCACGAAATCTCCTTCGGTGGCGGCATGATGGGCGGGATGTCCATGGCCAGGATGGGCGGCCGCGAGGTCGGCATGATGGAGATGATGCGGAGCGGCAAGGCCTGGACGGTCAACGGCGTCGTCGCCACGGGCCACATTATGGACCCAATCCTGACGTTGGAGCGGAACCGCTCCTACGTCCTCGCTCTCGACAACCAGACCGCCTGGCATCATCCCATCCATCTGCACGGTCATTCCTTCCGGGTGATCAGCCGAAACGGTCGGCCGACCCGCCACAAGGAATGGCAGGACACGGTGCTGATGGCGCCGCGCGAACAGGTCGAGATCGCCTTCGTCGCCGACAACCCCGGCGGCTGGATGTTCCACTGCCACATCCTGGAACATCAGGCCGGCGGCATGATGGCCGTTATTCAGGTGACCTGA
- a CDS encoding DUF411 domain-containing protein: MISRTSLPGAVMAALITASVPLFAQAADRPDATIIKNPQCGCCESYADYLRQNGFKVTVKESHDLPLMKREMSVPDDFASCHTMVLDKYVVEGHVPVSAIDKLLAERPDIKGISLPGMPQGSPGMSGTKAAPFIVYQFGKGPAKVFTVE; encoded by the coding sequence ATGATTTCACGAACCTCCTTACCCGGCGCTGTTATGGCAGCTCTAATCACCGCATCCGTTCCTCTATTCGCACAGGCAGCCGACCGGCCTGATGCCACCATCATCAAGAACCCGCAATGCGGATGCTGCGAAAGCTATGCCGACTATCTGCGCCAGAACGGCTTCAAGGTGACGGTCAAGGAATCCCATGACCTGCCCTTGATGAAACGTGAGATGAGCGTGCCTGATGACTTTGCAAGCTGCCACACCATGGTACTCGACAAATACGTGGTCGAGGGCCATGTGCCTGTTTCCGCCATCGACAAGCTGCTGGCCGAACGCCCAGACATTAAGGGGATTTCCTTGCCGGGCATGCCGCAAGGATCACCCGGCATGTCGGGCACCAAGGCCGCTCCTTTCATCGTCTACCAGTTCGGCAAAGGGCCGGCAAAGGTCTTCACGGTCGAATGA